Proteins from one Nicotiana tabacum cultivar K326 chromosome 23, ASM71507v2, whole genome shotgun sequence genomic window:
- the LOC107763452 gene encoding uncharacterized protein LOC107763452 encodes MKASAETAVLNPCIISIDHKRDAYGFSVRPQHVQRYHEYANIYKEEEEERSDRWTDFLERQAEPAQLAINGVSADGNSGKPGTESSMQDASSFLQNADETNNQTDEKHRSEGHLEGARKKDDTITSVERKTHQAQIWSEIRPTLRAIEDIMSIRVKKMETLAKNEQDRGLQEHLPAIEEARATKGESEEDSDDEFYDLARSESFDRSELDSMQDVPLNENNSHLATKDHESLPPWKEELECLVHGGVPMALRGELWQAFVGMKARRVETYYQDLLALGTKSGNDAECKNIVPKSNGSCVDPSIDTVCLPEKWRGQIEKDLPRTFPGHPALDEDGRNALRRLLTAYARHNPFVGYCQAMNFFAGLLLLLMPEENAFWTLVGILDDYFDGYYSEEMLESQVDQLVLEVLVREKFPKLVNHLDYLGVQVAWVTGPWFLSIFMNMLPWESVLRVWDVILFEGNRVMLFRTALALMELYGPALVTTKDAGDAITLLQSLAGSTFDSSQLVLTACMGYQNVNEARLEELRNKHRPSVKAAVEERSKGLQDWRNCQGLSSKLCGFKHDPGSIVVGTTEADQKAYELTNSDASQADTGSANVDELYTSLNGDVEIASAPDLQEQVVWLKAELSKLLEEKRSAELRAEELETALMEMVKQDNRRQLSARVEQLERQVAELRQALAAKQEQENAMLQVLMRVEQEQRVTEDARIYAEQDAAAQRHASQVLQEKYDETIASLAEMEKRVVMAETMLEATLQYQSGQDKVLPSPRSTQQDSSPVGGNLDSSQEIPARKISLLSRPFGLGWRDSSKGKPAEEVNDTNSVNEE; translated from the exons ATGAAGGCGAGTGCAGAAACAGCTGTGTTGAATCCTTGCATCATTTCAATCGACCACAAGAG GGATGCTTATGGGTTCTCTGTGCGGCCTCAGCATGTACAAAGATATCATGAATATGCAAATATCTACAAG gaagaagaggaagagaggTCGGATAGGTGGACAGACTTTTTGGAACGGCAGGCAGAGCCTGCTCAGTTGGCCATAAATGGGGTGTCTGCAGACGGCAACTCCGGCAAGCCTGGTACTGAATCATCCATGCAGGATGCAAGCTCCTTTTTGCAGAATGCAGATGAAACCAATAACCAAACTGATGAAAAGCATCGTTCTGAGGGTCATCTTGAAGGTGCAAGAAAGAAGGATGATACAATAACCTCAGTTGAGAGGAAAACTCATCAGGCCCAAATATGGTCGGAGATTAGACCAACTCTACGTGCCATTGAGGATATAATGAGCATTCGTGTAAAAAAGATGGAAACTTTGGCCAAAAACGAGCAAGACCGTGGTCTGCAGGAGCATCTTCCTGCAATTGAAGAGGCTAGAGCCACAAAAGGAGAATCTGAAGAGGACTCGGACGACGAGTTTTATGATTTAGCAAGATCAGAATCTTTCGACAGATCTGAACTGGATTCCATGCAAGATGTTCCTCTAAATGAAAATAATAGCCATTTGGCTACTAAGGATCATGAGTCTTTACCTCCTTGGAAAGAAGAATTGGAGTGTCTTGTTCATGGTGGAGTACCCATGGCTCTCAGGGGAGAG CTTTGGCAAGCCTTTGTGGGCATGAAGGCACGCCGAGTGGAGACCTATTACCAGGATTTGCTTGCTTTAGGCACTAAATCTGGTAATGATGCAGAGTGTAAAAATATTGTACCAAAGAGTAATGGAAGTTGTGTGGACCCAAGCATAGATACTGTATGTCTTCCTGAAAAATGGAGAGGGCAAATTGAAAAG GATCTACCACGAACATTTCCTGGACATCCTGCTCTAGATGAGGATGGAAGAAATGCTTTAAGACGTTTACTTACTGCCTATGCTCGGCATAATCCCTTTGTTGGCTATTGCCAG GCCATGAATTTTTTTGCTGGTTTGCTATTGCTTCTGATGCCTGAGGAAAACGCCTTTTG GACTTTAGTGGGGATTCTAGATGACTATTTTGATGGCTATTACTCAGAAGAGATGCTAGAGTCTCAG GTTGACCAACTTGTTCTTGAGGTGTTGGTGCGGGAGAAATTTCCGAAGTTGG TTAATCATCTTGATTACCTGGGAGTGCAGGTAGCATGGGTTACTGGACCATGGTTCCTCTCCATATTTATGAACATGCTTCCATGGGAAAGTG tCCTTAGGGTCTGGGATGTAATTCTGTTTGAAGGAAATCGAGTGATGTTATTCCGTACTGCACTCGCTTTGATGGAGCTTTATg GACCTGCATTAGTTACCACAAAAGATGCAGGGGATGCAATTACCCTGCTGCAGTCACTTGCTGGATCCACATTTGATAGCAGTCAATTGGTGCTGACAGCCTGCATGGGCTATCAAAATGTGAATGAAGCTCGATTAGAAGAACTAAGAAACAAGCATCGACCATCTGTGAAGGCTGCGGTTGAAGAAAGGTCCAAAGGACTTCAAGATTGGAGGAATTGTCAGGGTTTATCTTCTAAACTGTGCGGTTTTAAGCATGATCCTGGATCTATAGTTGTCGGAACCACTGAAGCAGATCAGAAAGCTTATGAACTGACAAATAGTGATGCATCTCAGGCAGATACTGGATCTGCTAATGTGGATGAACTTTACACGAGCCTTAATGGTGATGTGGAAATAGCTTCTGCGCCGGATCTCCAAGAGCAG GTGGTTTGGCTGAAGGCTGAGTTGTCCAAGTTGCTGGAGGAGAAACGATCTGCTGAACTCAG AGCTGAGGAGTTGGAAACAGCATTGATGGAGATGGTCAAGCAGGATAACCGGCGGCAGTTGAGCGCAAGG GTTGAGCAATTAGAAAGACAGGTTGCTGAGCTTCGACAGGCACTTGCTGCTAAGCAAGAACAAGAGAATGCCATGCTTCAG gTTTTGATGAGGGTGGAGCAAGAACAGAGGGTAACAGAAGATGCTCGTATATACGCTGAACAAGATGCAGCAGCTCAAAGACATGCCTCTCAAGTGCTACAG GAAAAGTATGACGAAACCATTGCTTCCCTCGCTGAGATGGAAAAGAGGGTGGTTATGGCAGAAACAATGTTGGAGGCTACCTTGCAGTACCAATCTGGTCAAGATAAAGTACTACCTTCTCCGAG ATCCACACAGCAAGATTCATCTCCTGTAGGGGGCAACCTAGATTCATCACAAGAGATACCTGCTAGAAAGATCAGCTTGCTCTCAAGACCGTTTGGACTTGGCTGGCGTGACAGCAGCAAG GGGAAGCCGGCCGAGGAGGTTAATGACACCAACTCTGTGAATGAGGAATGA
- the LOC107763453 gene encoding protein TONNEAU 1a-like yields MDDYTREMMDLKTLVTRTLEKKGVLAKIRAELRASVFEAIEEEDKVIEKDEGLAPALLGSCNDQAKQLHNSPSGRLLTALICEYLDWAQLNHSLKVYLPECNLPKDSWKSELKEFSSKNGYDLNRNGDSAPLLLDVLEGFLKYENLSQAMGAGRRFTAPDAGSLSNTEARNIRKPSSSVAGGLPPLGRPSPAAQSSDRRAGSSISGYRKDEYNWRYENDELPQDVMLASSALENLQLDRKAWNLTSSWRHRGDDMSEDDSRGE; encoded by the exons ATGGACGATTACACAAGAGAAATGATGGACCTCAAAACCCTAGTCACTCGAACCCTAGAGAAGAAAGGCGTCCTTGCCAAGATCCGA GCCGAACTTAGAGCGAGTGTTTTCGAGGCAATTGAAGAGGAGGATAAGGTAATTGAGAAGGATGAAGGCTTGGCCCCTGCACTATTGGGTAGCTGCAATGATCAGGCAAAACAACTCCATAATTCGCCTTCAG GAAGGCTACTAACTGCACTTATATGTGAATATTTGGATTGGGCTCAATTAAACCATTCACTTAAAGTTTATTTGCCAGAGTGTAATTTG CCAAAGGATTCATGGAAATCTGAGCTAAAAGAATTTAGCAGCAAGAATGGATATGATCTTAACAGGAATGGTGATAGCGCTCCCTTGCTTTTGGATGTTCTTGAAGGATTCTTGAAATATGAG AATTTATCTCAAGCAATGGGGGCTGGAAGGAGATTTACTGCACCAGATGCTGGATCTCTTTCCAATACTGAAGCTAGGAACATTAGGAAACCTTCATCTTCAGTTGCTGGAGGCTTACCTCCATTGGGAAG GCCAAGTCCTGCTGCCCAGTCATCTG ACAGAAGGGCAGGTTCATCTATATCTGGATATAGGAAAGATGAATACAACTGGAGATACGAAAATGATGAGCTTCCGCAGGATGTAATGCTTGCCTCATCTGCCTTAGAAAACCTTCAATTGGACAGAAAAGCTTGGAACCTTACCTCTTCATGGAG GCACAGAGGTGATGACATGTCTGAGGATGATAGCAGGGGAGAATAG